Proteins encoded by one window of Archaeoglobus veneficus SNP6:
- a CDS encoding PIN domain-containing protein: MWIFDTSFVIDLFRHDRRALKKAKEVDNTPSTKAISVVTAHEVLRGLFYIGNEEKLRVGESALNRFEIISYTYEIAKKAAEIDASLAKRGEMLPFPDVVIAATAVVYDLILVTRDEHFKRIKGLKIEEY, translated from the coding sequence ATGTGGATTTTCGACACCTCTTTTGTTATCGACCTCTTCAGACACGACAGGAGGGCTTTAAAGAAAGCCAAGGAAGTTGATAACACTCCATCGACAAAGGCAATTTCTGTTGTGACTGCTCACGAAGTTTTGAGGGGGTTGTTTTACATTGGGAACGAGGAAAAGCTGAGGGTTGGCGAGTCTGCTCTCAATAGATTTGAGATCATTTCATATACATATGAGATAGCAAAGAAGGCTGCAGAAATTGACGCATCTCTCGCAAAAAGAGGTGAAATGCTGCCTTTCCCGGATGTAGTCATCGCTGCAACCGCTGTGGTGTATGATTTAATACTTGTCACGAGAGACGAGCATTTTAAGAGAATCAAAGGGCTCAAAATCGAAGAGTATTGA
- the hisB gene encoding imidazoleglycerol-phosphate dehydratase HisB, translated as MMRKARAERKTKEVEVSVSIDLDGGDYEVGTGIPFFNHMLETFAKHAGIGLKLKARGDIEVDEHHTIEDVAIALGEAIKTALGDKKGIARFGDAILPMDDAVAMCGVDVSGRGYFNFEGSVGDVKGMKAENFVHFFDTLCRNAGINVYLQLKGMNAHHTMEAAFKAFAKAFSEAIEIRGEDVRSTKGVL; from the coding sequence ATCATGCGAAAGGCGAGGGCAGAGAGGAAAACGAAAGAAGTCGAAGTCAGTGTTTCAATAGATCTCGATGGCGGTGATTACGAAGTTGGCACGGGCATCCCCTTCTTCAACCACATGCTCGAGACCTTTGCCAAGCACGCTGGTATCGGGCTGAAGCTTAAGGCGAGAGGAGATATCGAAGTCGATGAACACCACACCATAGAGGATGTCGCCATAGCGCTCGGAGAGGCGATAAAAACTGCGCTGGGAGATAAAAAGGGCATCGCGAGGTTTGGTGATGCAATACTCCCGATGGATGATGCAGTAGCAATGTGCGGCGTTGACGTGAGTGGAAGGGGGTACTTCAACTTCGAAGGTAGCGTTGGAGACGTTAAAGGCATGAAAGCTGAGAACTTCGTCCACTTCTTCGACACCTTGTGCAGAAACGCTGGAATAAACGTCTACCTGCAGCTCAAGGGGATGAATGCGCACCACACGATGGAGGCTGCTTTCAAGGCATTTGCCAAAGCTTTCAGTGAAGCCATTGAGATAAGAGGAGAAGACGTAAGGAGCACGAAGGGTGTTCTTTAA
- a CDS encoding SPOUT family RNA methylase, producing the protein MLLIKTLVGMEYIAASYIRERLDADIEVRPSGFLGLVIVHSDEIERISDIPEIETIIPISIECKADINEILKQAPKIAKLIGNAKTFAIKTKRRGTHDFTSADVNIRLGAEVKKLTGCDVDLISPEKTVYVEIIGDRALIGVTEGQVEHKKYTPDKVDSRKLLSKISIVQLPYLEKGAFELGERIGRAVQAFEIKELIIAPFGYANAYELEQFIKGVRKGQIARFEVQKRAYDRDVRKVPVLLQDLYQTARDKRKKRNLLIVTDPTGKQIKNVKDELGRKMFYADEIVVFVGSRVGIPKGVFKFADYVIDLAPYITFATEQAIPSALVALIAVFEEAFEDSGKKEETT; encoded by the coding sequence ATGCTCCTCATAAAAACGCTGGTAGGAATGGAGTACATCGCCGCGTCCTACATACGTGAGAGACTGGACGCAGACATTGAAGTAAGACCCTCCGGGTTTCTCGGCCTCGTGATAGTTCACTCCGACGAAATCGAGAGGATATCCGATATCCCGGAAATAGAGACAATCATACCCATCTCTATCGAGTGTAAGGCCGACATTAACGAGATACTTAAACAGGCTCCAAAGATAGCAAAGCTAATCGGTAACGCAAAAACCTTTGCTATTAAAACGAAGAGAAGAGGTACTCACGACTTTACAAGCGCAGACGTAAATATCAGGCTGGGCGCAGAAGTGAAGAAGCTCACAGGATGCGACGTTGATTTGATCTCTCCGGAAAAAACCGTTTACGTAGAGATAATCGGAGATAGAGCTCTGATAGGAGTTACAGAGGGTCAGGTGGAGCATAAAAAGTACACTCCCGACAAGGTGGATTCGAGAAAACTCCTCAGTAAAATAAGCATAGTCCAGCTCCCGTACCTCGAAAAGGGTGCCTTTGAGCTTGGTGAAAGAATAGGGAGGGCTGTACAGGCCTTCGAGATTAAAGAACTGATAATTGCTCCTTTCGGCTACGCAAACGCCTATGAACTTGAGCAATTCATAAAGGGCGTCAGAAAGGGGCAGATTGCGAGATTTGAAGTGCAGAAAAGGGCCTACGATAGAGACGTCAGAAAAGTACCGGTTCTTCTGCAAGACCTCTACCAGACTGCGAGGGACAAGCGCAAGAAGAGGAACCTGCTGATAGTTACTGACCCGACCGGGAAGCAGATAAAAAATGTAAAGGACGAACTTGGCAGAAAAATGTTCTACGCTGATGAAATCGTGGTTTTCGTCGGAAGCAGGGTCGGAATTCCAAAGGGCGTTTTTAAGTTTGCAGATTACGTGATAGATTTAGCTCCATACATTACCTTCGCAACCGAACAGGCCATTCCTTCAGCTTTGGTGGCGCTCATAGCTGTATTCGAGGAAGCATTCGAAGATTCGGGTAAAAAGGAGGAAACCACTTAA
- the moaC gene encoding cyclic pyranopterin monophosphate synthase MoaC: protein MGEFTHIESGRARMVDISGKGDVVRIATAEGFIRLKKETVKAIVEDKVAKGNVLNTANIAAVLAVKKTPELIPMCHPIPITSVQVSFDVTDEGIKAECTVKSVGKTGVEMEALTGVSVALLTIWDMVKSLEKNEEGQYPTTAIENMRVVKKVKESGK, encoded by the coding sequence ATGGGTGAATTTACCCATATTGAGTCCGGAAGGGCCAGAATGGTTGATATCTCCGGGAAGGGAGATGTGGTAAGAATCGCAACAGCGGAGGGCTTCATAAGACTGAAAAAGGAGACTGTAAAGGCCATAGTCGAAGATAAGGTTGCAAAGGGCAACGTTCTCAACACGGCGAACATAGCGGCAGTCCTTGCCGTCAAGAAGACTCCTGAACTGATTCCGATGTGTCATCCAATACCCATAACCTCCGTTCAGGTATCTTTCGATGTAACGGATGAGGGAATTAAAGCAGAATGTACAGTGAAGTCCGTTGGCAAAACAGGAGTCGAAATGGAGGCTTTGACGGGAGTAAGCGTTGCACTGTTGACCATATGGGACATGGTCAAATCTCTCGAAAAGAATGAAGAAGGCCAGTACCCCACAACGGCCATTGAAAACATGAGGGTTGTGAAGAAGGTAAAAGAGAGCGGAAAATGA
- a CDS encoding DDE-type integrase/transposase/recombinase yields MVIANIADNDLIKILESFKIFERNKVSLEIKLIAIAMYIVSSSVRRIALLFNVGKSTVHYWIEKFKDVLEFNEKEKVKELVIARIAVDETILKYNGKKCYLFAALDVERNKIVHLKVYPARNALAAYSFLREVLRMCEVEELILDKGPWYRDALQRLGVRFRHEAFGERSLVESVFSSFKQRAEIFFCSITVNFRRREKKFGSLRWKRALECWNRFCRMFMFYFNVVRGCY; encoded by the coding sequence ATGGTAATAGCGAATATAGCAGATAACGACCTCATTAAGATCCTAGAGAGCTTCAAAATCTTCGAGAGGAATAAAGTATCGCTGGAGATCAAGCTTATTGCAATAGCGATGTACATAGTTTCTTCCAGCGTTAGAAGAATCGCTTTGCTCTTTAACGTTGGCAAATCGACCGTCCACTACTGGATCGAGAAGTTCAAGGATGTTCTCGAATTCAACGAGAAAGAGAAAGTCAAGGAGCTTGTAATAGCTCGAATTGCTGTTGATGAAACGATTTTGAAATACAACGGGAAGAAATGCTACCTTTTCGCCGCTTTGGATGTAGAGAGAAACAAGATTGTGCATCTCAAAGTATATCCTGCGAGAAATGCTTTAGCAGCTTATTCCTTCCTTAGAGAAGTTCTGAGGATGTGCGAGGTTGAAGAGCTGATTTTGGATAAGGGGCCTTGGTACAGAGATGCCTTACAGCGTTTAGGCGTCAGATTCAGACACGAAGCATTTGGAGAGAGGAGTTTGGTTGAATCCGTGTTTTCTTCTTTCAAGCAGAGAGCGGAGATTTTCTTCTGCTCCATAACAGTTAATTTCAGGAGGAGAGAGAAGAAGTTTGGAAGTCTAAGGTGGAAAAGAGCTTTAGAATGCTGGAACAGGTTTTGCAGGATGTTCATGTTCTACTTCAATGTCGTTAGGGGGTGTTATTAG
- the cobQ gene encoding cobyric acid synthase CobQ has protein sequence MIAGTSSSAGKSVLVAALCRILSKRGYAVAPFKAQNMSLNSYVTKEGKEIAIAQAFQARAAGIEPNELMNPVLLKPKGNFVSQLILLGEAVKDVSSFEYYREVPKIMKVVEEAYTELSRNYDVIVIEGAGGIAEINLYDRDVANIGIARIAKPAIYIVGDIDRGGVFASLYGTYKLLPSDVAGLVRGFIINRLRGSEKLLESGVRQLEELTGVPVLGVIPHLNSAMPSEDSLCMDEWSGNGETSEIGILKLPRISNFTDLEPLRELCKFIDLKDDIDCEIVIVPGSKDTMADLRALKEAGMHEKLRRFAKDRPVIGICGGYQMLGRELVDFGVEHGYVKAKGIGLLDAVTEFREFRKMCRQVERKVNGNAVILEKIKGESVWGYEIHKGVTKASNPVFDDEGCASEDGMVWGTYMHGLFWNDCIVKAVCKHLGVEIPSRTDGIEELAKVVEEKLDIDAILGWV, from the coding sequence ATGATTGCAGGAACGTCCAGCAGTGCAGGAAAGTCCGTCCTCGTCGCAGCACTTTGCAGAATTCTGAGCAAGAGAGGTTACGCCGTTGCTCCCTTCAAAGCGCAGAATATGAGCCTGAACTCCTATGTCACGAAGGAGGGCAAGGAGATTGCAATAGCTCAGGCTTTTCAGGCGAGGGCTGCTGGCATAGAACCAAACGAACTGATGAACCCTGTTTTGCTGAAACCTAAGGGAAACTTCGTCTCGCAACTGATTCTGCTCGGCGAAGCGGTAAAAGACGTTTCAAGTTTTGAGTACTACAGAGAAGTGCCGAAGATAATGAAGGTGGTCGAGGAGGCCTATACAGAGCTCAGCAGGAACTACGATGTGATTGTAATCGAGGGGGCGGGTGGTATTGCGGAAATAAACCTGTACGATAGAGATGTAGCCAACATAGGCATTGCCCGCATTGCAAAACCAGCAATCTACATAGTAGGAGACATAGATAGAGGAGGTGTCTTTGCATCCCTATACGGAACATATAAGCTTCTCCCTTCCGATGTCGCTGGGCTCGTGAGGGGATTTATCATAAACAGGCTGCGAGGAAGCGAAAAGCTTCTCGAAAGCGGAGTAAGGCAGCTTGAAGAGCTTACGGGTGTTCCCGTTCTCGGAGTCATACCCCACCTGAACTCGGCTATGCCGTCAGAGGATTCCCTATGCATGGATGAGTGGAGTGGAAATGGCGAAACGAGTGAAATAGGGATTTTGAAGTTGCCGAGGATATCAAACTTCACAGACCTCGAGCCTCTGCGAGAACTCTGCAAGTTTATCGACCTCAAAGACGACATCGACTGCGAGATTGTCATAGTTCCTGGAAGCAAGGACACCATGGCAGACCTCAGAGCGTTGAAGGAGGCGGGAATGCACGAAAAACTGAGGCGTTTTGCGAAAGATAGGCCCGTGATAGGAATATGCGGCGGTTATCAGATGCTTGGCAGGGAGCTCGTGGACTTTGGCGTTGAGCATGGCTATGTGAAGGCAAAGGGGATTGGTCTGCTTGATGCCGTAACGGAATTCAGAGAGTTCAGGAAGATGTGCAGGCAAGTCGAAAGAAAAGTCAATGGAAACGCTGTGATCCTCGAAAAGATAAAGGGAGAATCCGTTTGGGGGTACGAAATCCACAAGGGTGTAACAAAAGCATCCAATCCTGTTTTCGATGACGAAGGCTGCGCGAGCGAGGATGGAATGGTATGGGGAACATACATGCACGGCCTTTTCTGGAACGACTGTATTGTGAAGGCGGTTTGCAAGCATTTAGGTGTCGAAATTCCCTCAAGGACTGACGGGATCGAAGAACTTGCAAAGGTTGTGGAGGAGAAACTCGACATCGACGCTATTTTGGGTTGGGTTTAG
- the hisA gene encoding 1-(5-phosphoribosyl)-5-[(5-phosphoribosylamino)methylideneamino]imidazole-4-carboxamide isomerase, which translates to MFRVIPAVDLKDGKCVQLQQGKEDAVLVSLENPVEVAEMWVKKGARVLHVIDLSGAFGGRLRHEDIILEIRRRVKAEIQVGGGIRDTSVIKGLISAGIDRVIIGTMAVEKIEEVKTLASKYPGRIMVAIDSRKDKVVVRGWKEETAFTPVELARLYEDCDVSLLYTNVDVEGLMRGAAIEKVREVVEGTSLPVYVAGGITTRKDVEKIKKVGAAGVVIGSALYTGKVSLEELLELEED; encoded by the coding sequence ATGTTTAGGGTTATTCCAGCAGTCGACTTAAAGGATGGCAAATGTGTCCAGCTCCAGCAGGGGAAAGAGGATGCAGTTCTTGTCTCCCTCGAAAACCCCGTCGAAGTTGCAGAGATGTGGGTTAAGAAGGGGGCGAGAGTTCTCCACGTCATCGACCTGAGTGGAGCTTTCGGTGGAAGGCTGAGACACGAAGACATCATTCTCGAAATTAGAAGGCGAGTTAAAGCCGAAATTCAGGTTGGTGGTGGTATAAGAGATACCAGCGTCATCAAAGGGTTGATCTCCGCAGGAATAGACAGAGTAATCATCGGAACAATGGCTGTAGAAAAGATTGAAGAGGTAAAGACTCTCGCATCTAAATACCCCGGTAGAATAATGGTGGCCATAGATTCAAGGAAAGATAAAGTGGTTGTACGGGGCTGGAAGGAGGAGACAGCTTTCACACCTGTGGAACTCGCGAGGCTTTACGAGGACTGCGACGTATCGCTGCTCTACACGAACGTGGACGTTGAAGGTTTGATGAGAGGAGCTGCAATAGAGAAAGTACGAGAAGTTGTGGAGGGCACGTCTCTGCCTGTTTATGTTGCGGGAGGCATAACGACAAGAAAAGACGTTGAGAAGATAAAGAAAGTCGGAGCTGCTGGCGTCGTGATAGGCTCGGCCCTTTACACAGGCAAAGTCAGTCTTGAAGAGTTGCTCGAACTTGAAGAGGATTGA
- a CDS encoding antitoxin VapB family protein codes for MAKTIAVSDDVYEMLSKAKMKDESFSDVIRRLLRRQNISDIPKILEDNEAEKIRELIERQKEADLKRLKELL; via the coding sequence ATGGCAAAAACGATAGCAGTGTCAGATGACGTTTACGAAATGCTCTCTAAGGCAAAAATGAAAGACGAATCTTTCAGCGACGTAATCAGAAGACTCCTGAGAAGGCAGAATATAAGCGACATTCCCAAAATACTCGAAGATAATGAAGCTGAAAAGATCAGAGAGTTGATTGAGAGGCAGAAAGAAGCTGACTTGAAAAGACTTAAGGAGTTGCTCTGA
- a CDS encoding S-methyl-5-thioribose-1-phosphate isomerase, whose protein sequence is MRTIFWDGCVKLIDQTLLPDKFEIIECRRVEELADAIKRLAVRGAPALEAAGGYGVALAAHERDFSSVDELKEHVKRAAEFLASTRPTAVNLFYGIERVLKAAMDGNSVEEVRQLALSEAEKIADEDVERNKQMGKHGAKLLEDGFTVLTYCNTGRLATVDWGTALGVIRSAVEEGKKIKVIACETRPLNQGSRLTAWELMKDGIEVTLITDSMAGIVMQKGMVDCVIVGADRIVRDAVFNKIGTYTVAVLAKEHGIPFYVAAPATTFDWGREAKDVVIEERSREELIYCNIKCKQSLIAPSDVKVYNPAFDATPLKYVTALITEKGVIYPPYEENVPKILGF, encoded by the coding sequence ATGAGGACAATATTCTGGGATGGTTGCGTTAAGCTGATAGACCAGACTTTACTGCCAGATAAGTTTGAAATTATCGAGTGTAGGCGCGTTGAGGAGCTTGCAGATGCGATAAAAAGGCTTGCAGTTAGAGGTGCTCCCGCCCTCGAAGCTGCGGGCGGATACGGCGTTGCTCTGGCAGCCCACGAGAGGGACTTCTCGAGCGTTGATGAACTGAAGGAGCACGTTAAAAGAGCTGCTGAGTTCCTTGCTTCTACCCGCCCAACGGCCGTAAACCTCTTCTATGGCATAGAGAGGGTTCTCAAAGCAGCTATGGATGGAAACAGCGTCGAGGAAGTCAGGCAGCTCGCTTTGAGTGAGGCGGAGAAGATAGCTGACGAAGACGTGGAAAGGAACAAGCAGATGGGCAAACATGGCGCAAAGCTGCTTGAAGATGGATTTACGGTTCTGACTTACTGCAACACCGGAAGGCTCGCAACTGTTGACTGGGGAACTGCTCTTGGTGTAATAAGAAGTGCCGTCGAAGAGGGCAAGAAAATAAAGGTCATAGCCTGCGAAACGAGGCCTCTCAACCAGGGCTCGAGGCTGACAGCATGGGAGCTCATGAAGGACGGCATCGAGGTCACGCTGATTACAGACTCGATGGCGGGTATAGTCATGCAGAAGGGCATGGTTGACTGCGTCATAGTCGGGGCAGACAGAATCGTGAGAGATGCTGTTTTCAACAAGATTGGAACGTACACAGTTGCAGTGCTTGCGAAGGAGCATGGCATACCCTTTTACGTTGCAGCTCCAGCAACTACCTTCGACTGGGGTAGAGAAGCGAAGGATGTCGTGATAGAGGAAAGAAGCAGAGAGGAGCTGATCTACTGCAATATAAAGTGCAAACAGAGCCTTATAGCCCCCTCGGATGTTAAGGTTTACAACCCCGCCTTTGATGCAACTCCTCTCAAGTACGTTACTGCTCTGATTACTGAGAAAGGTGTAATCTACCCGCCATACGAGGAGAACGTGCCGAAAATTCTTGGTTTTTGA
- a CDS encoding RNA ligase partner protein: MRQRFVLDTTAITDSGLRAKEGYESLCESAQEILDLIARARLKLDISCYIPYPTVYGELVSFLRRHQCSDDVYVKLDTWLVKKTPNRYEVKIPAAIFYEYVLTMRQKINRGRKLAEEFIWESSAIASNLEGKEEIQQEIGNLIGKFRDKYRATLRQGILDSSPDLDVLLLAKELEAGVVSSDAGIRKWSERMGLRFVEASKFPRMLKEYLTLIEESPPKRHREEEEEEEII; the protein is encoded by the coding sequence ATGAGACAGAGATTCGTCCTCGACACCACGGCAATCACCGACAGCGGGCTGAGAGCCAAGGAAGGCTACGAGTCTCTCTGTGAATCGGCCCAGGAAATCCTCGACCTCATAGCGAGAGCAAGGCTCAAGCTCGATATAAGCTGCTACATCCCCTATCCAACGGTTTACGGTGAACTCGTGAGCTTCCTTCGCAGACATCAGTGCAGCGACGACGTTTACGTCAAGCTCGACACGTGGCTCGTCAAAAAGACTCCAAACCGCTATGAGGTCAAGATTCCGGCAGCAATATTTTACGAGTACGTCCTCACTATGAGGCAGAAGATCAATCGGGGCAGAAAGCTTGCAGAAGAGTTTATATGGGAAAGCTCGGCCATAGCCTCAAATCTTGAGGGTAAGGAAGAAATCCAGCAGGAGATAGGCAACCTGATAGGCAAATTTCGCGATAAGTACCGCGCAACGCTGAGGCAGGGGATTCTCGACAGTTCTCCTGACCTGGATGTCCTTCTGCTGGCCAAGGAGCTTGAGGCAGGGGTTGTTAGCAGTGATGCCGGAATAAGGAAGTGGAGCGAGCGCATGGGATTGAGATTTGTTGAAGCGTCGAAATTCCCGAGAATGCTCAAGGAATACCTCACACTTATTGAAGAGAGTCCACCAAAGAGGCACAGGGAGGAAGAAGAGGAGGAAGAGATAATTTAA
- a CDS encoding DUF2207 family protein — protein sequence MSETRQLVILFLIVILFGAAGFFVAELVNYSGDLTVERYIVTLSPNGSLKETYVYDIGSSGKYTMLYRVWKVPLLPPAASGLNTPYVKVLDVECSFGTISYVKDFAGKVWILSGQSPAYAKSWISRKAYLNEVGCYKPEMFTAGKYTVTYSYFINPPLECDEEICHLNLKLADEHVPYKRVEIVLNDPYNQILRVFPHPPDFSVSKSDSGWVITGKSPRDGLIEVEILLKPGMVGFVKEVSNVEEKTLSANSTYSNVYSALLGLKYILLAIIFGFPAVLGTLYIRYGKEKEFTVPEHLSYVPNKNRKPWHVNLVFKGDALDFDEDGFYATLLDLQIRGFIKIEPYMDGANKKEVKIELLKKPEDAEDPYERAVLQFLHDWSRDGVTFYTGEFKDLVRSMSNKRDEITRLKERVDFIMREAFPEYAREFVESARSRLAVLFVASLVLMLVVVIAGMLYSGTYPVLREMGVYSVAIMLQSLAALLTPTALFGRWKGDYYKEKLEWDAFRKFLSDMVMIKKYAPEDIVIWKDWLIYGTALGVGEKVVKAMEALKVEIPEVYVAPWVYMSFHSVNRSVSSAYAAATGKSTGGGFVSSGGFGGGGAGGR from the coding sequence ATGAGTGAGACAAGGCAGCTTGTCATTCTTTTTTTGATTGTGATTCTGTTTGGAGCTGCAGGGTTTTTCGTGGCGGAGCTTGTCAACTATTCTGGCGACCTGACGGTCGAAAGGTACATTGTTACGCTCTCTCCCAATGGCTCTCTTAAGGAGACTTATGTCTACGACATCGGCAGCTCCGGGAAGTACACGATGCTGTATAGAGTGTGGAAGGTACCTCTCCTTCCTCCTGCAGCATCGGGCCTGAACACGCCCTACGTGAAGGTTCTTGATGTTGAATGCTCTTTTGGGACGATATCCTACGTCAAGGATTTCGCGGGGAAAGTCTGGATTCTCAGCGGACAGAGTCCGGCGTATGCCAAGTCCTGGATATCCAGAAAGGCGTATCTAAACGAGGTTGGCTGCTATAAACCGGAAATGTTCACTGCTGGAAAGTATACAGTGACTTACAGCTACTTCATCAATCCGCCACTGGAGTGTGATGAAGAAATCTGCCACCTCAACCTCAAGCTTGCCGATGAGCACGTGCCCTACAAGAGAGTCGAAATAGTTCTAAATGACCCTTATAATCAAATTTTAAGGGTTTTTCCACATCCACCGGACTTCAGTGTCTCGAAAAGCGACAGTGGATGGGTAATTACAGGTAAAAGTCCTAGAGACGGACTGATTGAGGTGGAGATTCTGCTCAAGCCCGGTATGGTGGGATTCGTAAAAGAAGTCAGCAACGTTGAGGAAAAAACGCTGTCGGCGAACAGTACATACTCAAATGTATATTCAGCACTCTTAGGGCTGAAATACATTCTACTTGCGATAATATTTGGATTTCCGGCTGTACTCGGCACTCTTTATATCAGATACGGGAAGGAGAAGGAGTTCACAGTTCCGGAACATCTGAGCTACGTGCCGAACAAGAACAGAAAGCCCTGGCATGTTAACCTCGTATTCAAGGGTGATGCTTTAGACTTCGACGAGGACGGATTTTACGCAACGCTCCTCGATCTGCAGATAAGAGGTTTCATAAAAATAGAGCCGTACATGGATGGAGCGAATAAAAAGGAAGTGAAAATCGAACTGCTAAAAAAGCCAGAGGACGCGGAAGACCCTTACGAGAGGGCTGTCCTGCAATTCCTGCACGACTGGTCGAGAGATGGTGTCACATTCTACACCGGAGAGTTCAAAGACCTCGTCAGGTCAATGAGTAACAAGAGAGATGAGATTACGAGGCTCAAGGAGAGGGTCGATTTTATCATGCGTGAGGCCTTTCCAGAATATGCGAGGGAGTTCGTGGAGTCTGCCAGAAGCAGGCTTGCCGTTCTCTTCGTTGCGAGCCTCGTGCTGATGCTTGTCGTTGTCATTGCGGGAATGCTATATTCTGGTACATATCCAGTGCTCAGGGAAATGGGCGTGTACTCTGTGGCGATCATGCTGCAGTCCCTTGCTGCACTTCTTACCCCAACAGCACTCTTTGGCAGATGGAAGGGTGATTACTACAAGGAGAAGCTCGAGTGGGATGCTTTTCGGAAGTTCCTGTCGGACATGGTGATGATAAAGAAGTACGCACCCGAAGACATAGTCATATGGAAGGACTGGCTCATTTATGGAACTGCCCTTGGCGTGGGTGAGAAGGTTGTAAAGGCGATGGAGGCGCTAAAGGTCGAAATTCCCGAAGTCTACGTGGCGCCTTGGGTTTACATGTCGTTCCACTCTGTAAACAGGTCGGTCTCATCGGCATACGCAGCGGCAACTGGCAAAAGTACGGGAGGTGGATTTGTCTCCAGTGGTGGATTTGGAGGCGGTGGGGCTGGTGGACGATAG